DNA from Calditrichota bacterium:
AGTGGCGGGATTAAACCCGCCCTCCAAGTTCTATCTCTCAATCAGAGCACCGGCAGATAGGATCGGCGTTCGTAGTCCGTCACCTGCATCCGGTATTCGTCCCACTCGATCAGTTTATTCTCGATGAACTTTTCGAAGACGTGATCTCCCAGCGCCTCTTTCACCAGCGAACTCTCCTGGGCGAGAATCACCGCTTCGTATAGGCTTCCCGGCAGCGTCCCGATGCCGAGCCGTTCACGTTCGGACGGGGTCAGGTGATAGATATCCTCCTCCACTGGCGAAGGCGCTTCCAGTTTCTCCTCAATCCCTTTCAAGCCCGCTGCCAGCATCACCGCAAAGGCCAGGTAAGGATTGGCTGCCGGATCGGGCGACCGCAGTTCGACGCGGGTTGACTTCTCTTTTCCGATCCGAATCCGCGGCACTCGCACCAGCGCCGAGCGGTTCATCTGGCCCCACGAAATATAGACCGGAGCCTCGTAGCCTGGCACCAGCCGTTTGTAAGAATTGACCGTTTGATTCAGCACTGCTGTGATCTCACGGATATATTTCAGGAGTCCCGCCAGATAGTGCCGTGCCGTCGTTGAAAGGCTATAGTCGCCGTTCGGGTCAAAGAAAGAGTTTCGCCCGCCGCTGAAGAGCGATTGGTGGGTGTGCATCCCGGAGCCATTCACGCCGAACATCGGCTTCGGCATAAAGGTTGCGTAATAGCCTGCCTGCCGGGCGATCTCCTTGACGATGAACCGATAGGTAAGGCAGCGCTCGGCCATCTCAAGCGCACTGCCGAAGCGGAGGTCGATCTCGTGCTGCGACGGCGCAACCTCGTGATGTGAATACTCGACCGGAATGCCCATCTCCTCGAGAGCAAAGATCGTCTTTTTGCGCAGCAGCGTCCCGATCTCATTGATCGAGGCGTCGAAGTAGCCGCCGTGGTCGAGAATCTCGGTTGAATTGGAGTCCTTAAAGTAGAAGTATTCCAATTCCGGCCCGACGAACAGGCTGAAGCCCATCGCGGCAGCGCGCTCGAGGTTGCGCTGCAGGACATACCGGGGGTCGCCGGGATAAGGTTTGCGGTCGGGCGTCTTTAGGTCGCAGAACATTCGCGCGGCTTTGTAGCCGCCATTGGAGGGGAAGATCGCAAAGGTCGCCGGGTCGGGATGAGCCATCAGATCCGACTCGTGAATCCGCGCAAAGCCCTCGATGGAGGATCCATCGAAGCCCATACCCTGCTCGAAAGCATCCTCGAGTTCCCGCGCCGGGATCGCAAAGCCCTTGATGTGGCCGTTGATGTCCGAAAACCATAGCCGGACGATTTCGATCCCGCGATCGTGAACTTCTTTGAGGACGCCTTCCTGATCGAAAGGCATATCTAACTCCTTGATAATTGGGAATAAACGGTGAAGGTTGAGGCGCCATTGCCGGCATATGGTCCGGCCGGGGTCAAGGCTGCAACTGCCGTGGAAGATGTCGCAAGGTAATGAACCGCACCTCGAAAATCAAGCCTCACTCTCACCTCTCGCAACGATGGGGCAACTCGGGGGATCGCGTCAGGGACTTTGAAAGCAGCGACTCCTGTTCCTATCTTGAGAGGTGAACATCAAGCGCGGTTTGGGACAAGCCCTCCTATATGGAGCGGCGGCACTTGCCGGATGGGCGTTGGCAGGTCTTTTTAGGCCTCCCGCTCCCGAACCGGATCCGCTCGCTCCAACCCCGGCGCTCGGTCGAGCCATCGCCACAGCACTGCATCAAGTCCTGACCGATGCCTATTTTGCGCCGTTGGAACGGCTCTCGGCTTACATGCTCGAGCACCCCGATCGAGGCGAGGTCAACATCGACCAAATGGCCAAGTGGGCACCCGATGACGACCTCCCGACCTGCTTCGTCTGGTGGACCGACGGCAGCCGTCTCGCCACCGACCATCCGGTCGATCCCGACGCGATGCAGATAGTGCTCGACAATCTGCGGAGCACCTTAGGTGAAGGCCTCCGCCCGGGTCAACTCTTCATACGTACCTTTAAAGCGCACGGTGAGCGCCACTGGCTTGGATTCCTGCCGGTGCCGATGACGAATCTGATGCCTTACCAGTTCGCCGGCTGCTTCTTTTCCATCGACCGTTATCTGGAGAAGGACGTCCCCCGCCTGATCGACGGGTTCATCGACCGGCCGCGCTTCCCGCTGGCGGAGTTCGAGAGCGATCATCCGGGAGTCCGCCCGGACGGACATGTCGCGCTGCGAATCCTGAACGGCGACGATGAGGTCTTCCTGGAGCGGGGCCGGACATTTACGCCGGAACAGTTGCTCTATTCCGAGTCGAAGTCCAATCCCGGGCCGGTGATTGTGGCTTTGCAGCGCAACTGGGACCTCGAAATCTACAGTTCCCGTTACCGGCAGACCACCCCGGCGCCTTCACCTATTCCGGCATACGCGGCTCTTATGTTGGCTATGGTAATGGCCATTACCGGGTTTCTGCTGCTTCGCACTGTCTCGCGTGTCGGTACATGACTTCCTACCCGCTGAAGTCCCAAACTTACAACACTGTTCCTTGACCGCTCACTCACTTTACACCCGTGCCCGCCCCCGACTTGCCGAGATCGCTCCCTACGAACCGGGCAAGCCGATCGCCGAGGTTGAGCGCGAGTTAGGCCTCACCGGCGTGGTGAAACTGGCCTCCAATGAGAACCCTCTCGGACCATCACCGCGAGCGCTGGAGGCTGTCGGAGAGGCTCTTCGCGGCTTGCACCGCTACCCCGACGGTGCGGCATTTGAACTGCGGTCGAAACTGGCTGTACGGCACGGCGTCTCCTTTGACTCGGTGGTTATGGGCAACGGCTCGACGGAACTGGTGGAACTGGTAGCCGAAGCCTTTATCGGCGACGGCGAGGAGGCGGTTATTGGGCGCTATGAGTTCTTCAAATACCGCATTGCAGTCCAGATCATGAACGGCGTCGTCTGCTGGGCCGAAATGCCGGGTCTAGGTTACGATCCTGATGCGCTTCTGAGGGCTTTGACTCCGCGGACTAAGGTGCTCTTCATCGCCAATCCTAACAACCCGACCGGGACCTTGCTTGACCGGGATGGCACGGACTATCTGATAAACCGGGTGCCCGGCGACCTGATCGTCGTTTTCGATGAAGCCTACTACGACTATCGCGTTCCGGAGGTCTATCCCGACACCCTCACATATGTTCGTGAGGGCCGTCCGGTGATCGTCTTTCGCACTTTTTCCAAATCCTATGGACTGGCCGGCCTGCGCGTCGGCTATGCCATCGCCCCGTTGCCCCTGGCGAACGCCCTGCAGCGGGTTCGCGAGACCTTCAATGTCAACTCGTTAGGTCAGGCGGCGGCACTAGCGGCGCTTGACGACGACGACTTTCTGGCCCGCAGCATCGCCCTCAATCGCGAGCAGATGATGGTCTTCGAGTCGGAACTGCTCCGATTGGGGCTTAAGTTTGTCCCGAGTGCTGCGAATTTCCTGCTCGTCCGGACGCTGCTGCCGGGACGGGAGTTGTTCAACCGCTTGCTGCGACTTGGCGTTGTCGTCCGGCCCGTCGATTCCTATGGCCTTAACAATTACGTCCGGGTCTCGATAGGACTTCCGGAAGAGAATCGACGCTTCTTCGACACCTTGGGCGAGGTCGTTGGATGACGATAACGGCGGTTTCTGCGGTTCGGGGTGAGATTGCCTAGGCAAGCGTGTCATGGGCGATCTTATTCGTCTTATGATGGATGCTGACCTTCGTCA
Protein-coding regions in this window:
- a CDS encoding glutamine synthetase; this encodes MPFDQEGVLKEVHDRGIEIVRLWFSDINGHIKGFAIPARELEDAFEQGMGFDGSSIEGFARIHESDLMAHPDPATFAIFPSNGGYKAARMFCDLKTPDRKPYPGDPRYVLQRNLERAAAMGFSLFVGPELEYFYFKDSNSTEILDHGGYFDASINEIGTLLRKKTIFALEEMGIPVEYSHHEVAPSQHEIDLRFGSALEMAERCLTYRFIVKEIARQAGYYATFMPKPMFGVNGSGMHTHQSLFSGGRNSFFDPNGDYSLSTTARHYLAGLLKYIREITAVLNQTVNSYKRLVPGYEAPVYISWGQMNRSALVRVPRIRIGKEKSTRVELRSPDPAANPYLAFAVMLAAGLKGIEEKLEAPSPVEEDIYHLTPSERERLGIGTLPGSLYEAVILAQESSLVKEALGDHVFEKFIENKLIEWDEYRMQVTDYERRSYLPVL
- a CDS encoding histidinol-phosphate transaminase, with product MTAHSLYTRARPRLAEIAPYEPGKPIAEVERELGLTGVVKLASNENPLGPSPRALEAVGEALRGLHRYPDGAAFELRSKLAVRHGVSFDSVVMGNGSTELVELVAEAFIGDGEEAVIGRYEFFKYRIAVQIMNGVVCWAEMPGLGYDPDALLRALTPRTKVLFIANPNNPTGTLLDRDGTDYLINRVPGDLIVVFDEAYYDYRVPEVYPDTLTYVREGRPVIVFRTFSKSYGLAGLRVGYAIAPLPLANALQRVRETFNVNSLGQAAALAALDDDDFLARSIALNREQMMVFESELLRLGLKFVPSAANFLLVRTLLPGRELFNRLLRLGVVVRPVDSYGLNNYVRVSIGLPEENRRFFDTLGEVVG